The sequence below is a genomic window from Microbacterium sp. SORGH_AS_0888.
GCTGGGGGAGTCGATCGCGGTGTTCCTGGACGACGGACCGAGCTCGACCGGCGTCCCTTCGACGATCATCGACGCGACGGGCATCGCCCATGGCGGCGGCGGCCGCGTGCGGGTGCTGCGCGAGGGCGTCATCGACCGTGCGGCGCTGCGCGCGGTCCTGGGCGAGGTGCTGGAGCCCGACCCGTCAGAGGCGGCGTGACCCTCTATCTCATCACCGGGGCGCTCACCGCGCTCATCACGTTCGCGCTGGCGTGGGTGGTGTGGAAGCTCGCCCTGCGCTACCGCATCCACCCTGCGATCCGGGAGCGCGACGTGCACACCACGCCCACACCCCGGCTGGGCGGTGTGGCGATGTTCCTCGGCGTCGCCGTCGCGTTCCTCTTCTCCTCGCAGAACCCGTTCTTCGCCCTCATCTGGGCCGACCCGGTGCCGATGCTCGCGGTGCTGGGGGCGACGCTGCTCATCGTGATCGTCGGCGTCGCGGACGACCTGTGGGACCTGGACTGGATGATCAAGCTCGGTGCGCAGTTCCTCGCGGCCGGGGTCATCGTGTGGTTCGGCCAGCTGCAGATCTCCTCGCTGCCCATCGGGGGCATGACCGTCGGCTCCAGCTGGATGAGCTTCGTCCTCACGGTGCTCTCCATCGTGCTGGTCATGAACGCCGTGAACTTCATCGACGGCCTGGACGGGCTCGTCGCCGGCGTCTGCCTCATCTCCAACGGCGTCTTCTTCGTCTACTCCTATCTGCTCGTGCGCGACACGGGCGCGAGCACCTACTTCAACCTCGCCTCCTTCCTGGCGATCGTGCTCGTGGGAGCGTGTGTCGGATTCCTGCCGTTCAACTGGCACCCCGCGAAGATGTTCATGGGAGACGCGGGCGCCCTCATGCTGGGGCTGCTGATGGCCACATCGGCGGTGGCGATCACGGGACAGATCCAGCCGGCCATGCTCGACCCGGATCAGTTCGGACGGTCCCAGCTGCTGGGCGCGTTCATCCCCATCCTGCTGCCCGTCGCGGTCGTGCTCCTGCCGCTGCTCGACTTCGGGCTCGCGGTCGTCCGTCGGCTCCGTGCCGGGAAATCGCCGTTCGCCCCGGATCGCAAGCATCTCCACCACCGCATGCTCGACATGGGGCACTCGGATCTGTACGCCGTGCTCATCTTCTACGCCTGGACGGCCGTCATCGGCCTAGCGGTCCTGCTCATGTACATCGCCACCCGGGAGAACTGGTTCGGCCAGTACTGGATCGGGGTCGGCTTCGGCGTCCTGGGCGCCGCCGCCTGCCTCGTCGTGACCCTCTCGCCCCGACGCCGTCGCGTCCCGACCACCCCTCAGGAGAGCCTGTGAACCGCCCGACCATCTCGAGCACGCCGGTCCTGCGCACCGCCTTGACCTGGGCGGCGATCGTGACGGGCGTGCTGGCGGTCGTCGGCGCCGTCGCGGGATTCCTCGCGGGAGGCGGCGCCGGGCTGGCGAGCGCGCTGCTGGGCGTCGTGGTGGCCGCGGTGTTCCTGGCGATCACGGCCGCGAGCATCCTGATCGCGAACCGCTGGTTCGGCGATCCGCTGTACGTGCCGATCTTCTTCGGCGTCGTGCTGGGCGGCTGGCTCCTGAAGATCGTCCTGTTCGTGGTCGCTATGCTGCTGCTGCGCGGCGTGGCCTGGATCGATCGGCCGGTGTTCTTCGTCGCGCTTGTCGTGAGCGTGCTCGCCTCGCTGGTGGTGGATGTCGTCGTCCTCGCCCGGATGCGGCTGCCCCATGTGAGCGACACCACGCTGCCGACCGATCCCGAGGAGGGGGAGCGGCGGGATCCGGGCGTGTGAGCCGGATTTCCGGCACCGGATGCAACAATTCTGACACCGTGCGGTCCAGGAGTTTGATAGGGTGAGTGTGCACCCGATAGCGATCCTCTTGAGCGCTTCTGCGTGGTGTTCACCGACCATCGTCGCAACGGTCTTTTACCGATGCCCCAAAGCTGGAGCCAGCGCTGTTCACTCAAGCTGCGACCCTGATCGCGACCTCGGAGTCGTCTGACGGCTTCCATGCGCCGTCCATCGAGGACTTCTTCCCCGATGCCCTGCTCTTCGCGGGTACGCCGTTCGCGATCACTCGGATCAACCTCATCCAGATTCTCGCCACGGTCGTGCTGATCGTGCTCTTCCTCGCCGCCACTCGCCGCATGCGCCTCGTGCCCACGCGGTTCCAGAGCGTCGCCGAGATGGGCCTCGACTTCGTCCGCGTCAACATCGCGCACGACCTGCTGGGCCGCAAGGACGGCAACCGCTTCCTGCCGATCCTCACGACGATGTTCTTCATGATCCTGTTCATGAACATCACGGGGATCATCCCGTTCCTGAACATCGCCGGAACGGGCGTCATCGCCGTGCCGCTGCTGCTGGCGGTCGTGTCCTACGTGACGTTCATCTACGCCGGCGTCAGGAAGAGCCCGAAGAACTTCCTCAAGAACGCGCTCTTCCCCTCCGGCGTGCCGCCCGTGCTCTACATCATCGTCACGCCGCTCGAGTTCCTCTCGACCTTCATCATCCGGCCCGTCACCCTCACGCTGCGTCTGCTGATGAACATGATCGTCGGGCATCTCATGCTCGTGCTGTTCTTCAGTGCGACCTGGTTCTTCACGGTGACCCTCAGCGGCTGGTGGACGGCGCTCGGCGTCGGGACCCTCGCCTTCGGTTTCGTCTTCACCCTGTTCGAGATCCTGGTGGCCTTCCTCCAGGCGTACGTCTTCACCATCCTCACCGCGGTCTACATCCAGCTCGCGGTCGCGGAAGAGCACTGATCGGGACGGCATCCGCCGCCCTCAACGAAAGGAAAAACCCCGTGGACGCAACTACGGTTCTGGCCGCCGTCAGCGGAAACGTCGCGACGATCGGCTACGGTCTCGCCGCCATCGGCCCCGCCATCGGCGTGGGCATCGTCGTGGGCAAGACCATCGAGGGCGTGGCACGCCAGCCCGAGCTCGCCGGCCGCCTGCAGGTCCTGATGTGGATCGGCATCGCCTTCACCGAGGCGCTGGCCTTCATCGGTATCGCCACCGGCTTCATCTTCCAGTAAACGACCTCGACCGACACAAGTAAGGAGACAGGATGCTGAACGCTCTTGTCATCCGCGCGGCCGAAGAGGGCCACCAGCCGTCGAACCCGCTGATCCCGGCGGTGTACGACATCGTCTGGTCGGCGGTGTGCTTCGTCGTCATCCTCTTCGTCTTCTGGCGCGTCGTGCTGCCTCGGATGCAGAAGCTCCTCGACGAGCGCGCCGCGGCGATCGAGGGGAACATCGAGAAGGCCGACCAGGCGCAGAAGCAGGCCGAGGCCGCGCTCGAGCAGTACACCGCACAGCTGGCCGAAGCGCGCGTGCAGGCCGGTGAGATCCGCGAGGCCGCCCGTGAGGACGGCAAGAAGATCGTCGCCGAGGCCAAGGACGCCGCGACGGCCGAGGCCGGGCGCATCACAGCGCACGCGCACGCGCAGATCGAGGCCGAACGGCAGGCGGCCCTCGTCTCGTTGCGGAGCGAGGTCGGCACGCTGGCCCTGGATCTCGCGGGCGGCGTCATCGGGGAGAAGCTGAAGGACGACGCAGCCGCGCAGGGCGTGGTGGACCGTTTCCTGGCCGACCTCGAGTCCTCCGAGAAGGCGACCTCGTAGATGGGCAGTGCGACCACCCAGGCGCTCGGCGCCGTCCGTGAGGTCCTCGACCGCACGGACGGTGTCGACCTGACGACCGCCGCCGGGCTCTTCCAGGCTGCGCGCGCGATCGACGGCACCTCGCAGCTGCGAGGCGCCCTGTCCGACTCCGCGGCGGCGCCCGAGGCGCGCCGGAAGGTCGTCGCCGACGTCTTCCGTGCGGCGCTCACCCCCGCGGCGCTCGCGCTGCTGGAGACCGCGGTCGAGCACCGGTGGTCCTCGGCCGACGGTCTCGTCGACGGCATCGAGGAGCTCGCCGTGCGTGCGGCATCGATCGGAGCCGCCGGCGTTGACCTCGAGTCGGAGCTGTTCCAGGTCTCGCGGCTCGTCTCCGCCAACCCGGAGCTCGAGCTCGCGCTCGGCAGCCGCATCGGCGACGCCGACGCGAAGAGCGCCTTGATCTCCTCGATCCTGGGCGGACGCTTCTCCGAGGCGACGGTCCTCATCGTGAGCTCGCTCGTCCGGCATCCGCGCGAGCGTCGGGTGCGCGGACTGCTCGGCCGTGCGATGGCGGTCACGGCGGATCAGCGCGGCCGGACGGTGGCCACCGTCACCGCGGCGTCGCCGCTGAGCGACGCGCAGAAGGACCGCCTGGTGGCGGCGCTGTCGGCGCGCTACGGCGTGCAGGTCACGCTCAACCTCGTGGTCGACCCCGCCCTCGTGGGCGGTGTCCGGGTGCAGGTCGCCGACGACCTCATCGACGCGAGCGTGTCCACCCGCATCGCCGACCTGCGACAGCGGTTGGCGGGATAGACGACTTCCCGCCGGTGCCGGACGACGGCGACGGCGGAGGCTTCGGGGCCGAGGGCCCCACGAAACGAAGGAAGACAATGGCAGACATCTCCATCAGCCCCGACGTCATCCGTGACGCACTGAAGGACTTCGCTGCGGCATACGAGCCTACGGGCGCGGCGGCCGCCGAGGTCGGCTCCGTCATCGACGCCGCCGACGGCATCGCCCACGTCGAGGGCCTGCCGGGTGTCATGGCGAACGAGCTCGTGACCTTCGCGAACGGCACGCTGGGCTTGGCCCAGAACCTCGACGAGAACGAGATCGGCGTGGTCGTCCTCGGCGACTTCTCCGGCATCGTGGAGGGCCAGCAGGTCACCCGCACGGGCGAGGTGCTCTCGGTCGCGGTCGGTGACGGCTACCTCGGTCGCGTCGTCGACCCGCTCGGCAACCCGATCGACGGTCTCGGCCCGATCGCCAGCGAGGGTCGTCGTGCGCTCGAGCTGCAGGCGCCCGGTGTGATGCAGCGAAAGAGCGTTCACGAGCCGCTTCAGACCGGCATCAAGGCGATCGATGCGATGATCCCGGTCGGACGCGGGCAGCGCCAGCTGATCATCGGCGACCGCCAGACCGGCAAGACGGCCATCGCGATCGACACGATCATCAACCAGAAGTCCAACTGGGAGTCCGGCGACGTCAGCAAGCAGGTCCGCTGCATCTACGTCGCGATCGGCCAGAAGGGCTCCACGATCGCGTCCGTCAAGGGTGCGCTCGAGGACGCCGGGGCGATGGAGTACACGACGATCGTCGCCGCTCCCGCCTCCGACCCCGCGGGCTTCAAGTACCTGGCTCCCTACACGGGCTCCGCCATCGGACAGCACTGGATGTACGGGGGCAAGCACGTCCTTATCATCTTCGACGACCTGTCGAAGCAGGCCGAGGCCTATCGCGCCGTGTCGCTGCTGCTGCGCCGTCCGCCGGGGCGTGAGGCCTACCCGGGCGACGTGTTCTACCTGCACTCGCGCCTCCTGGAGCGGTGTGCGAAGCTGAGCGACGAGCTGGGCGCGGGCTCGATGACGGGTCTGCCGATCATCGAGACGAAGGCCAATGACGTCTCGGCGTACATCCCGACGAACGTGATCTCGATCACGGACGGCCAGATCTTCCTCCAGTCCGACCTGTTCAACGCGAACCAGCGCCCCGCGGTCGACGTGGGCATCTCGGTCTCGCGCGTCGGCGGCGATGCTCAGGTCAAGTCGATCAAGAAGGTCTCGGGAACGCTGAAGCTCGAGCTCGCGCAGTACCGATCGCTCGAGGCGTTCGCGATGTTCGCGTCCGACCTGGACGCGGCATCCCGTCGTCAGCTGGAGCGCGGTGCGCGTCTGACCGAGCTTCTCAAGCAGCCGCAGTACTCGCCGTACCCGGTGGAGGAGCAGGTCGTCTCTATCTGGGCCGGCACCAACGGCAAGCTCGACACGATCGCCGTCGAGGACGTGCTGCGCTTCGAGCGTGAGCTGCTCGACCACCTGCGTCGCAACACGACGGTGCTCGACACGCTGCGCGAGACGAACGTCCTGGACGACGACACGACCGCCGAGCTCGAGAAGGCGACCGACGCCTTCATCCTCGAGTTCCAGTCCGGCACGGGCCAGGCTATCGACGCGCCCGGCAGCGAGCAGTTCGCCGAAGCCGACGCCGCCGACGTCAACCAGGAGAAGATCGTCAAGGGCCGCCGCGGCTGAGCCGGGCTGAGACAGGGACATGGGCGCACAACTCCGGGTCTACAAGCAGAAGATCGCCTCTGCGCAGACCACCAAGAAGATCACGAAGGCGATGGAGCTCATCGCGGCTTCGCGCATCCAGAAGGCGATGGCGCGCGTGCGCGCGTCGTCGCCGTTCGCCCGCGCGGTGACGCGCGCGGTCTCCGCGGTCTCGACGTACTCCAACGTCGATCACCCGCTGACGCGCGAGCCGGAGACGATCCGGCGGTCCGCCGTCGTGATCTTCACGTCCGACCGGGGCCTCGCGGGCGCGTTCAACTCGCAGATCCTCCGTGAGGCGCTCGAGCTCGCGAGCCTGCTGCGCAGCGAGAACCGCGAGCCGGTGTTCTACCTGGTCGGACGCAAGGCCGTGGGCTACTTCCAGTTCCGCCGGATGGAGGCTGCTGCGGAGTGGACGGGCGACACCGACACGCCGCACTTCTCCACCGCGGAGGAGATCTCGGGCGTCCTGCTCGAGGCGTTCAACCGGGGCGGTCTCGACGGCGGCGTCGACGAGATCCACCTCGTGTACAACCGCTTCGTGAGCATGATGACGCAGTCCCCCGAGACCGTGCGCCTGCTGCCGCTCGAGGTCGTCGAGGCGACCGAGGACGCCGCATCCAGCGCCGTGTACCCGCTGTACGAGTTCGAGCCCGACGCCGAGACGGTGCTCGACGCACTGCTGCCGGTGTACATCCAGAGCCGGGTCTTCAACGCCCTGCTGCAGTCGTCGGCTGCGAAGCACGCCGCGACGCAGAAGGCGATGAAGTCCGCCAGCGACAACGCCGACAAGCTCATCACCGACTACACCCGCCTGCGCAACAACGCGCGTCAGGCCGAGATCACGCAGCAGATCGCCGAGATCGTCGGCGGCGCCGACGCCCTGGCATCGGGCAAGTAAGAAGAACGAGGAAGAGACCATGACCCCCACCGCAACCGCCGAGACGGAAGCCGCCGTCGTCGGGCGCATCGCGCGCGTGACCGGCCCCGTCGTCGACATCGAGTTCCCGCACGACGCGATCCCCGACATCTACAACGCGCTCAAGACGACGATCACGATCGGCGAGGACAGCCAGGAGATCACGCTCGAGGTCGCGCAGCACCTGGGCGACGACCTGGTCCGCGCCATCTCGCTCAAGCCCACGGACGGCATGGTCCGCGGCCAGGAGGTGCGCGACACCGGTGGGCCGATCTCGGTCCCCGTCGGCGACGTCACCAAGGGCAAGGTCTTCAACGTCACCGGTGACGTGCTCAACGGCGTCGACGGCGAGACCATCGAGGTCACGGAGCGCTGGGGCATCCACCGCCAGGCGCCGAGCTTCGACCAGCTCGAGTCGAAGACGCAGATGTTCGAGACGGGCATCAAGGTCATCGACCTGCTGACGCCGTACGTGCAGGGCGGCAAGATCGGCCTGTTCGGTGGTGCGGGCGTCGGCAAGACCGTCCTCATCCAGGAGATGATCCAGCGCGTCGCGCAGGACCACGGTGGTGTGTCCGTCTTCGCCGGCGTCGGCGAGCGCACGCGTGAGGGCAACGACCTCATCCACGAGATGGAGGATGCCGGCGTCTTCGACAAGACCGCCCTCGTGTTCGGCCAGATGGACGAGCCGCCGGGGACGCGTCTGCGCGTCGCCCTGTCGGCCCTCACGATGGCGGAGTACTTCCGCGACGTGCAGAAGCAGGACGTGCTGCTGTTCATCGACAACATCTTCCGCTTCACGCAGGCGGGCTCCGAGGTGTCCACGCTCCTCGGCCGCATGCCCTCCGCGGTGGGTTACCAGCCGAACCTCGCCGACGAGATGGGCGTGCTCCAGGAGCGCATCACCTCGACGCGCGGCCACTCGATCACCTCGCTGCAGGCGATCTACGTGCCGGCCGACGACTACACCGACCCGGCGCCGGCCACGACCTTCGCGCACCTGGACGCCACGACCGAGCTCAGCCGTGAGATCGCGTCGAAGGGTCTGTACCCCGCCGTCGACCCGCTGACCTCGACGAGCCGGATCCTGGACCCGCGCTACATCGGCGCCGACCACTACCGCGTCGCGACCGCCGTGAAGCAGATCCTGCAGAAGAACAAGGAGCTCCAGGAGATCATCGCGATCCTCGGTGTCGACGAGCTGTCCGAGGAGGACAAGATCGTCGTGTCGCGGGCGCGCCGCATCCAGCAGTTCCTCTCGCAGAACACCTACATGGCCAAGAAGTTCACGGGTGTCGAGGGCTCCACGGTTCCGATCAAGGAGACCATCGAGTCGTTCGACGCCATCGTGAAGGGCGAGTTCGACCACGTGGCCGAGCAGGCGTTCTTCAACGTCGGCGGCATCTCCGACGTCGAGGAGAAGTGGGCGAAGATCCAGAAGGAGAACGGCTGACATGCCGCTCAAGGTGAGCCTGGTCTCGGCCGACGCCGAGGTGTGGTCCGGTGAGGCCTCGCTCGTGATCGCCAAGACCGTCGAAGGCGAGATCGGATTCATGGCCGGGCACGAGCCCGTGCTGGCGATCCTCGCCGAGGGGCAGGTGCGCATCACCGAGACCAGCGGGAACAAGATCGTCGCGGACGCCCGCGACGGCTTCGTCTCGGTGGAACGCGACGAGGTCACGATCGTGGCCGGCAACGCCGCCCTCGTCTCCTGACCCTGGTCCCTGGTCCGACATCGCATCCGGCGTGAGACATCCGCAGTGAGCGGGCGTCTCACGCCGGAGCCGGCTCCTCGCTGCTCATGCTGATCCTGCTCCCGCCCTCCGAGACGAAGCGTGCGGGCGGCTCCGGCCCGCCGATCCAGGTCGGCGCGCTCGCCCTGCCGCAGCTCGCCCCGGAGCGGCGCAGGGTCCTCGATGCGCTCGTCGCCCTTTCCGCGGACCCGGATGCGGCTGCGCGCGTCCTGAAGCTGGGGGAGCGGCAGCGGGGCGAGATCGCGGTGAACGCGGCGCTGTGGACCGGACCGACGATGCCCGCGATCGACCGGTACACCGGGGTGCTCTTCGATGCGCTCGATGCCGCGTCGTTGGATCGGCCGGCGCTGCGGTGGCTGGGCGCGCACGTCCTGATCCACTCCGCGCCGTTCGGTCCGGTGGGCGCGCTCGATCCGATCCCGGCGTATCGGCTCGGCGCGGCGACGTCCCTCCCGGGGGCCCCGCCCCTCCGGCGACTCTGGGCGGATGC
It includes:
- a CDS encoding F0F1 ATP synthase subunit epsilon yields the protein MPLKVSLVSADAEVWSGEASLVIAKTVEGEIGFMAGHEPVLAILAEGQVRITETSGNKIVADARDGFVSVERDEVTIVAGNAALVS
- a CDS encoding F0F1 ATP synthase subunit B, whose product is MLNALVIRAAEEGHQPSNPLIPAVYDIVWSAVCFVVILFVFWRVVLPRMQKLLDERAAAIEGNIEKADQAQKQAEAALEQYTAQLAEARVQAGEIREAAREDGKKIVAEAKDAATAEAGRITAHAHAQIEAERQAALVSLRSEVGTLALDLAGGVIGEKLKDDAAAQGVVDRFLADLESSEKATS
- the atpD gene encoding F0F1 ATP synthase subunit beta translates to MTPTATAETEAAVVGRIARVTGPVVDIEFPHDAIPDIYNALKTTITIGEDSQEITLEVAQHLGDDLVRAISLKPTDGMVRGQEVRDTGGPISVPVGDVTKGKVFNVTGDVLNGVDGETIEVTERWGIHRQAPSFDQLESKTQMFETGIKVIDLLTPYVQGGKIGLFGGAGVGKTVLIQEMIQRVAQDHGGVSVFAGVGERTREGNDLIHEMEDAGVFDKTALVFGQMDEPPGTRLRVALSALTMAEYFRDVQKQDVLLFIDNIFRFTQAGSEVSTLLGRMPSAVGYQPNLADEMGVLQERITSTRGHSITSLQAIYVPADDYTDPAPATTFAHLDATTELSREIASKGLYPAVDPLTSTSRILDPRYIGADHYRVATAVKQILQKNKELQEIIAILGVDELSEEDKIVVSRARRIQQFLSQNTYMAKKFTGVEGSTVPIKETIESFDAIVKGEFDHVAEQAFFNVGGISDVEEKWAKIQKENG
- the atpA gene encoding F0F1 ATP synthase subunit alpha, which gives rise to MADISISPDVIRDALKDFAAAYEPTGAAAAEVGSVIDAADGIAHVEGLPGVMANELVTFANGTLGLAQNLDENEIGVVVLGDFSGIVEGQQVTRTGEVLSVAVGDGYLGRVVDPLGNPIDGLGPIASEGRRALELQAPGVMQRKSVHEPLQTGIKAIDAMIPVGRGQRQLIIGDRQTGKTAIAIDTIINQKSNWESGDVSKQVRCIYVAIGQKGSTIASVKGALEDAGAMEYTTIVAAPASDPAGFKYLAPYTGSAIGQHWMYGGKHVLIIFDDLSKQAEAYRAVSLLLRRPPGREAYPGDVFYLHSRLLERCAKLSDELGAGSMTGLPIIETKANDVSAYIPTNVISITDGQIFLQSDLFNANQRPAVDVGISVSRVGGDAQVKSIKKVSGTLKLELAQYRSLEAFAMFASDLDAASRRQLERGARLTELLKQPQYSPYPVEEQVVSIWAGTNGKLDTIAVEDVLRFERELLDHLRRNTTVLDTLRETNVLDDDTTAELEKATDAFILEFQSGTGQAIDAPGSEQFAEADAADVNQEKIVKGRRG
- the atpB gene encoding F0F1 ATP synthase subunit A; this translates as MIATSESSDGFHAPSIEDFFPDALLFAGTPFAITRINLIQILATVVLIVLFLAATRRMRLVPTRFQSVAEMGLDFVRVNIAHDLLGRKDGNRFLPILTTMFFMILFMNITGIIPFLNIAGTGVIAVPLLLAVVSYVTFIYAGVRKSPKNFLKNALFPSGVPPVLYIIVTPLEFLSTFIIRPVTLTLRLLMNMIVGHLMLVLFFSATWFFTVTLSGWWTALGVGTLAFGFVFTLFEILVAFLQAYVFTILTAVYIQLAVAEEH
- a CDS encoding F0F1 ATP synthase subunit delta, whose amino-acid sequence is MGSATTQALGAVREVLDRTDGVDLTTAAGLFQAARAIDGTSQLRGALSDSAAAPEARRKVVADVFRAALTPAALALLETAVEHRWSSADGLVDGIEELAVRAASIGAAGVDLESELFQVSRLVSANPELELALGSRIGDADAKSALISSILGGRFSEATVLIVSSLVRHPRERRVRGLLGRAMAVTADQRGRTVATVTAASPLSDAQKDRLVAALSARYGVQVTLNLVVDPALVGGVRVQVADDLIDASVSTRIADLRQRLAG
- a CDS encoding F0F1 ATP synthase subunit gamma, with protein sequence MGAQLRVYKQKIASAQTTKKITKAMELIAASRIQKAMARVRASSPFARAVTRAVSAVSTYSNVDHPLTREPETIRRSAVVIFTSDRGLAGAFNSQILREALELASLLRSENREPVFYLVGRKAVGYFQFRRMEAAAEWTGDTDTPHFSTAEEISGVLLEAFNRGGLDGGVDEIHLVYNRFVSMMTQSPETVRLLPLEVVEATEDAASSAVYPLYEFEPDAETVLDALLPVYIQSRVFNALLQSSAAKHAATQKAMKSASDNADKLITDYTRLRNNARQAEITQQIAEIVGGADALASGK
- a CDS encoding MraY family glycosyltransferase encodes the protein MTLYLITGALTALITFALAWVVWKLALRYRIHPAIRERDVHTTPTPRLGGVAMFLGVAVAFLFSSQNPFFALIWADPVPMLAVLGATLLIVIVGVADDLWDLDWMIKLGAQFLAAGVIVWFGQLQISSLPIGGMTVGSSWMSFVLTVLSIVLVMNAVNFIDGLDGLVAGVCLISNGVFFVYSYLLVRDTGASTYFNLASFLAIVLVGACVGFLPFNWHPAKMFMGDAGALMLGLLMATSAVAITGQIQPAMLDPDQFGRSQLLGAFIPILLPVAVVLLPLLDFGLAVVRRLRAGKSPFAPDRKHLHHRMLDMGHSDLYAVLIFYAWTAVIGLAVLLMYIATRENWFGQYWIGVGFGVLGAAACLVVTLSPRRRRVPTTPQESL
- a CDS encoding YaaA family protein, yielding MLILLPPSETKRAGGSGPPIQVGALALPQLAPERRRVLDALVALSADPDAAARVLKLGERQRGEIAVNAALWTGPTMPAIDRYTGVLFDALDAASLDRPALRWLGAHVLIHSAPFGPVGALDPIPAYRLGAATSLPGAPPLRRLWADAVSAALLELSPSFVLDLRSEAYAALGPVPAEIPSAYVRVVTETESGAARALNHFNKHAKGELVRALASDRPRAKTPAGILGWMRDRGLRVDATTAEWRLYVT
- the atpE gene encoding ATP synthase F0 subunit C, coding for MDATTVLAAVSGNVATIGYGLAAIGPAIGVGIVVGKTIEGVARQPELAGRLQVLMWIGIAFTEALAFIGIATGFIFQ